A section of the Solea solea chromosome 17, fSolSol10.1, whole genome shotgun sequence genome encodes:
- the tmem151ba gene encoding transmembrane protein 151B: protein MSPASAAADGESTTAAAAATETTTTTVPEEESDSPREEQRPQKQSLSKSLCQESHWKCLVLSLLMYGCIGVMAWCQVTKVTRLSFDSAYKGKSMMYHDSPCSNGYIYIPLAFLVMLYVVHLVECWHCYTKNVLQYKVDVETVVERVQRMQQATPCIWWKAISYHYVRRTRQVTRYRNGDAYTTTQVYHERVNTHVAEAEFDYGNCGVKDISKQLLGLESFPITRLRFTKCFSFASVESENTYLTQRARFFTENEGLDDYMEAREGMHLKNVDFKEYMIAFSDPNQLPWYTSNSTFWVAAAFTLSWPLRVLMEYRTACVHYHVEKLFGFDFVPVTPSEERPHCRHIPRVNTIDSTELEWHIRSNQQLVPSYSEAVLMDLAQLSGSCNSYSVGGGYRQNCERCHRAISSSSIFSRSALSICNTTSPRIPFSASRFSLGRLYGSRRSFPWRSSGSLNERSCPTESTHCLSDQQTTEENPPNYQDASYFPVLIVHRNEGCLNHDHHSLHRNGSCVETSL from the exons ATGTCCCCAGCATCGGCTGCAGCGGACGGTGAAAGcaccaccgccgccgctgccgccaccgagaccaccaccaccaccgtccCCGAAGAGGAGTCGGACAGTCCCCGTGAGGAG CAGCGACCACAGAAACAGTCCCTGTCTAAGTCCTTGTGTCAGGAAAGCCACTGGAAATGCCTGGTTCTGTCCCTCCTGATGTACGGCTGCATCGGGGTGATGGCCTGGTGCCAGGTGACCAAAGTCACGCGCCTCTCTTTCGACAGCGCTTATAAGGGAAAGTCTATGATGTACCATGACAGTCCCTGCTCCAACGGCTACATCTACATCCCTCTGGCCTTCCTGGTCATGCTCTATGTGGTCCACCTGGTGGAGTGCTGGCACTGCTACACCAAGAACGTGCTGCAGTACAAGGTGGATGTGGAGACTGTGGTCGAGCGCGTCCAACGAATGCAGCAGGCCACGCCCTGCATCTGGTGGAAGGCCATCAGCTATCATTATGTCAGGAGAACACGGCAAGTGACGCGATACCGTAACGGAGATGCCTACACCACCACGCAGGTCTACCATGAGCGAGTCAACACTCACGTGGCAGAGGCGGAGTTTGATTATGGGAACTGTGGGGTTAAGGACATCTCAAAGCAACTGCTGGGTCTGGAGAGTTTCCCGATCACCAGGCTAAGGTTCACAAAGTGCTTTAGCTTTGCCAGCGTTGAGTCAGAGAATACCTATTTGACCCAGCGGGCCAGATTCTTCACAGAGAATGAGGGCCTGGATGACTACATGGAGGCTCGTGAGGGCATGCATCTGAAGAATGTAGACTTTAAAGAGTATATGATTGCCTTTTCTGACCCCAATCAGCTTCCCTGGTACACATCTAACTCCACTTTTTGGGTGGCAGCTGCTTTCACCCTCTCTTGGCCTCTGCGGGTGCTGATGGAGTATCGTACCGCCTGTGTTCACTACCATGTAGAGAAGCTGTTTGGCTTTGACTTTGTGCCAGTAACACCATCTGAGGAGCGGCCGCATTGCCGTCACATCCCAAGAGTCAACACAATCGACAGCACAGAACTCGAGTGGCACATCCGCTCCAATCAGCAGCTGGTGCCCAGCTACTCAGAGGCAGTTCTCATGGACCTGGCTCAGCTCTCTGGGAGCTGCAACAGCTACTCCGTAGGTGGAGGCTACAGGCAGAACTGTGAACGCTGTCACCGTGCCATCAGCAgctcctccatcttctctcGCAGCGCCCTCAGTATCTGCAACACCACGAGCCCTCGCATCCCCTTCAGTGCCAGCCGCTTCTCACTGGGCCGCTTGTATGGCTCCAGGCGCAGCTTCCCGTGGAGGAGTAGCGGGAGTCTGAATGAACGGTCCTGCCCCACAGAGAGCACTCACTGTCTGTCAGATCAGCAGACCACTGAGGAGAACCCTCCAAATTATCAGGACGCTTCGTACTTTCCTGTGCTCATTGTGCATCGCAACGAAGGCTGCCTCAACCATGACCACCACTCCCTGCACAGAAACGGCTCCTGTGTAGAGACTTCACTATGA